A genomic window from Lotus japonicus ecotype B-129 chromosome 1, LjGifu_v1.2 includes:
- the LOC130733076 gene encoding uncharacterized protein LOC130733076 has translation MRPSPPLKRAYRLKRPLTIENARTSGNNDYNNGVPYSPRHPLHSGEIYLDFGKDVELLAQVSTNNASSDDMLLALDKDANGTLSKLELREYEDGRLIFIERGTKKHLESIQKAWPLAFLYE, from the exons ATGAGGCCTTCTCCTCCTTTGAAGCGAGCCTACAGATTGAAAAGACCTCTCACAATTGAAAACGCACGCACCTCAGGCAACAACGATTATAACAACGGAGTACCCTACTCCCCACGCCATCCCCTCCACTCAGGCGAGATATATTTAG ATTTTGGAAAGGATGTAGAATTGCTTGCTCAGGTTTCCACCAACAATGCTTCTTCTGATG ACATGCTTCTTGCCCTTGATAAAGATGCAAATGGGACATTAAGCAAGCTGGAGCTACGAGAATATGAAGATGGGAGGCTCATTTTTATTGAGAGAG GTACCAAGAAACATCTTGAAAGCATTCAAAAAGCATGGCCTTTGGCCTTTCTCTATGAGTAG
- the LOC130731515 gene encoding uncharacterized protein LOC130731515 → MRCSAFAMFVLLAAVTLAIGNLPGISAQIFCKGNVFTIMNECQDFVKFDGPVIPPSKSCCDALNDSDMTCWCKYIPPFQRFYSVERLIGAVVTCGGSVAPGTKCGDFIVPGPPASS, encoded by the exons ATGAGGTGCTCGGCATTTGCAATGTTTGTGCTGCTTGCTGCAGTCACTTTAGCTATTGGTAACTTGCCCGGCATCTCAGCTCAGATTTTCTGCAAAGGCAATGTCTTTACAATCATGAATGAATGTCAGGATTTTGTTAAGTTTGATGGGCCTGTCATTCCTCCATCAAAGTCATGTTGTGATGCCTTAAACGATTCTGATATGACTTGTTGGTGCAAATATATTCCGCCGTTTCAGCGGTTTTACAGCGTGGAAAGATTAATCGGTGCGGTCGTGACTTGTGGTGGCAGCGTTGCTCCTGGAACCAAGTGTGGAG ATTTTATTGTTCCTGGTCCACCTGCATCTTCATAG